One window from the genome of Cyclobacterium amurskyense encodes:
- a CDS encoding glycoside hydrolase family 97 protein → MKIKISIILVLLAFVSCSKQSDFQLLSPNGALQVNVSNINNSSAFTIIDGSDTILESSIIGLKVNGISFVENVSFSDLKKTEINETWETINGKQEIVNNHYNGFNFKVAKNQSSSYGYEIECRVYDDGFAYRYIFPSEAIQDSVKIDQELTSLNFRGDYSYWAYNGEKHNVGPVLRTEKTIKEVRTPIVMQFHDDSFMAIHEAEIMEFAPFTIAALSNDKSLGFHIAYSKRNQPFKTSWRAFMLGEKVGDLVESDLLVNLNEPSKNQDFSWVKPGKSLWDWRVLGYKAADGFEYELNTASHKRMIDFAAENNIQYLLIDADWYGDEFNENSDPTTTREGIDIVACMQYAADKNIGIILYLNDVGAKKFGLERVLKQFSEWGAVGVKYGFMKGGPEEKVKNTRAIVALCAKYKLMVEFHDNPIPPSGDRRTWPNLITKEFGHAQGDAKYSHFPETAVNQVLINQIAGPLDMTNGWFDLNSAHVGRPKVFEELPGTVVAEVAKLITIYSGWMVLPDSPEAYLKKEDLFDCIRKMPAQFDSYKVLDAALDNYVSIARKAGDDWFVGSLSNREARSITLDLSFLSKDEKYEAILYEDAENSNFLTNKESYIIRRQAVDANTKLVVRMAEGGGHVVYIKRISNE, encoded by the coding sequence ATGAAGATTAAAATTTCCATAATATTGGTTTTATTGGCTTTTGTATCTTGTTCAAAACAAAGTGATTTTCAGTTGTTATCTCCAAATGGGGCGCTGCAGGTCAATGTTTCAAATATTAATAATTCGAGTGCTTTTACTATAATTGATGGTTCGGATACCATTCTGGAATCCTCCATAATAGGACTAAAAGTAAACGGTATTAGTTTTGTTGAAAATGTATCTTTTAGCGATTTAAAAAAGACAGAGATTAATGAAACCTGGGAAACCATAAATGGTAAACAAGAGATTGTCAACAACCATTACAATGGATTTAATTTCAAAGTTGCAAAAAACCAGTCCTCATCTTATGGGTATGAAATTGAGTGCAGGGTTTATGATGATGGTTTTGCCTATCGGTATATTTTCCCCTCTGAAGCCATTCAAGACAGTGTAAAAATTGATCAGGAATTAACCAGCTTAAATTTCAGAGGTGACTATTCCTATTGGGCATACAATGGTGAAAAACACAATGTAGGACCTGTTCTCAGGACTGAAAAAACTATTAAAGAAGTTAGAACCCCTATTGTTATGCAATTTCATGACGATAGTTTTATGGCCATCCATGAAGCAGAAATAATGGAATTTGCTCCTTTTACCATTGCTGCTTTGTCCAATGACAAATCACTTGGTTTCCATATAGCCTATTCAAAACGCAACCAACCTTTTAAGACCTCGTGGAGGGCTTTTATGTTGGGAGAAAAGGTGGGTGATTTGGTTGAATCTGACTTGCTGGTGAATTTAAATGAACCCAGCAAAAATCAAGACTTTTCATGGGTAAAGCCGGGTAAATCTCTGTGGGATTGGCGTGTTTTGGGTTATAAAGCTGCCGATGGTTTTGAATATGAACTTAATACAGCATCCCATAAAAGAATGATTGATTTCGCTGCTGAAAATAATATTCAGTACTTATTAATTGATGCTGATTGGTATGGGGATGAGTTCAATGAAAATTCTGATCCTACCACTACAAGAGAAGGAATTGACATTGTAGCATGTATGCAATATGCAGCCGATAAAAATATTGGGATCATCCTTTATTTAAATGATGTGGGGGCTAAAAAATTTGGACTGGAAAGGGTTTTGAAGCAGTTTTCAGAATGGGGTGCCGTTGGGGTGAAATATGGCTTTATGAAAGGCGGGCCAGAAGAAAAGGTGAAGAATACCAGGGCCATTGTAGCCCTGTGTGCCAAGTATAAATTAATGGTAGAATTTCATGACAATCCAATTCCCCCAAGTGGAGATAGAAGAACATGGCCCAACCTTATTACCAAAGAATTTGGTCATGCTCAGGGAGATGCCAAATATTCTCATTTCCCCGAAACAGCTGTCAATCAAGTTTTAATTAATCAGATAGCAGGACCATTGGATATGACCAATGGATGGTTTGATTTAAATAGTGCACATGTGGGTAGGCCTAAAGTTTTCGAGGAGCTACCAGGAACTGTAGTTGCAGAAGTAGCTAAACTTATTACCATCTATTCTGGATGGATGGTATTGCCAGATAGCCCTGAAGCTTATTTGAAAAAAGAAGATTTGTTTGACTGTATTCGGAAAATGCCAGCACAATTTGATAGTTATAAAGTGCTGGATGCAGCATTGGATAATTATGTCAGTATTGCCAGAAAAGCAGGAGATGATTGGTTTGTAGGCTCCCTTTCCAATAGAGAAGCACGCTCGATTACATTGGATTTAAGTTTTTTGTCGAAGGATGAAAAATACGAGGCAATACTTTATGAGGATGCCGAAAATTCTAATTTCCTTACCAACAAAGAATCCTATATAATTCGAAGACAAGCAGTTGATGCTAATACCAAACTTGTTGTCCGAATGGCTGAAGGAGGGGGGCATGTGG
- a CDS encoding NAD(P)-dependent alcohol dehydrogenase, whose protein sequence is MMKAIISTGYGSAEVLQVQEVPKPIPKENEVLIKVYAASVTRAGSMMRTGKPYIGRLFLGLLKPKNPIPGTGFAGVVEAIGNGVRTFKVDDRVFGESLENYGTQAEYLCLPEGGIITTLPNNMTFEEAAPVCDGALTSINFLKELAEIKPGKKVLINGASGSLGTSAVQLAKYYGAEVTGICSTQNIEMVKSLGADHVIDYTKQNFSKNGQKYDIIYDTIGKLSFSACKSSLTEKGMYVSPVLEMPLLFQMLRTSIFGSKKAKFSATGLKPVAELKLLFNEVKEIIETGKLKSIIDKSYPLEQVGNAHRYIDKGHKRGNVVLVMEHKPHKLPKAKPQLNNSESV, encoded by the coding sequence ATGATGAAAGCAATAATAAGCACAGGGTATGGATCAGCGGAGGTTCTTCAAGTACAAGAAGTACCAAAGCCTATACCTAAGGAAAATGAAGTTTTGATAAAAGTATACGCCGCTTCGGTCACAAGAGCTGGAAGTATGATGCGCACAGGCAAGCCTTATATTGGTCGTTTATTCTTAGGTCTGTTGAAACCCAAGAATCCCATTCCAGGAACTGGCTTTGCAGGAGTGGTGGAAGCAATAGGGAATGGGGTGAGGACTTTTAAGGTAGACGACCGGGTATTCGGAGAGTCTCTTGAGAATTATGGTACACAAGCAGAGTATCTATGTCTACCTGAAGGTGGAATAATTACCACCCTACCTAATAATATGACTTTTGAGGAAGCCGCGCCAGTTTGCGATGGGGCATTAACCTCCATTAATTTTCTAAAGGAATTGGCTGAAATAAAACCAGGAAAAAAAGTTTTGATCAATGGCGCTTCAGGGAGTTTAGGGACTTCAGCAGTACAGCTTGCCAAATACTATGGTGCTGAGGTGACTGGAATCTGTAGTACCCAAAACATTGAAATGGTCAAGTCGTTAGGTGCCGATCATGTTATTGATTACACGAAACAAAACTTTTCTAAAAATGGTCAAAAATATGACATCATCTACGATACCATAGGGAAGCTATCATTTTCAGCATGCAAAAGCTCTTTGACTGAAAAGGGAATGTATGTCTCACCTGTACTGGAAATGCCGCTCCTTTTCCAAATGTTACGGACCTCTATATTTGGAAGCAAAAAAGCAAAGTTTTCTGCTACAGGATTGAAACCCGTTGCTGAATTGAAATTACTATTTAATGAAGTAAAGGAGATCATTGAAACAGGTAAACTAAAATCAATTATAGACAAGAGTTATCCCTTAGAACAAGTTGGAAATGCCCATAGGTATATTGATAAAGGGCATAAGAGAGGGAATGTAGTTTTAGTCATGGAACATAAACCCCACAAACTGCCTAAAGCAAAACCGCAATTAAATAATAGCGAATCGGTTTGA
- a CDS encoding serine hydrolase domain-containing protein gives MKRTKLILRIVFILASIGSLTFVPWILVKAWILPLPDTVQEQVNEAIDYDFDGMVVYVDKAGQSPALYTAGWHDREKKIPARPDALFKIASIGKLYVAVAIAKLANDKRLSLDNTLADYFPELVGKIEFAERITLRLMVQHRSGIPNFIDNPAYWENRPNFNKEALELAIEMPASFEPGDDYEYSNTNYLLLTQIIDKVVGYNHNQFIKEEILIPLGLNNTFASLREVNIDDVMSGYYVGEEHDFKTEEQGMLATAADVGTFLRALNDGSLFEEGEQEIYSSIYVYEHTGLIVGYQSIAKYFKDIDTVVIQFNNTTNFDGYDWNLAEIMYSRIVKIVRD, from the coding sequence ATGAAACGGACAAAACTAATACTCAGAATAGTATTTATCCTTGCAAGCATAGGTTCTTTGACCTTCGTACCGTGGATTTTGGTTAAGGCTTGGATATTGCCATTACCCGACACAGTTCAGGAACAAGTAAATGAAGCAATTGACTATGACTTTGATGGAATGGTAGTCTATGTGGATAAAGCAGGCCAGTCACCCGCATTGTATACAGCCGGCTGGCATGACCGGGAAAAGAAAATACCTGCCCGTCCAGATGCCCTATTTAAGATTGCCAGTATAGGCAAGTTATATGTCGCCGTTGCTATCGCTAAATTAGCTAATGACAAACGTTTGTCTTTGGACAATACCCTTGCTGATTACTTCCCTGAACTTGTGGGGAAAATTGAATTTGCAGAAAGAATTACTTTGAGATTAATGGTGCAACACCGATCTGGTATACCCAACTTTATCGATAATCCTGCTTACTGGGAAAATCGTCCGAATTTCAATAAGGAAGCACTTGAATTAGCCATTGAAATGCCGGCTAGTTTTGAACCAGGTGATGATTATGAATATTCGAACACCAATTACTTGTTGCTTACCCAGATCATTGATAAAGTTGTGGGATACAATCACAACCAATTTATCAAGGAGGAGATTTTAATACCACTTGGACTAAACAATACTTTTGCTTCACTTCGTGAAGTAAATATAGACGATGTAATGAGTGGCTATTATGTGGGGGAGGAGCATGATTTTAAGACGGAGGAACAAGGAATGTTGGCCACAGCAGCTGATGTGGGTACATTCTTGAGAGCATTAAACGATGGTTCACTGTTTGAAGAAGGGGAACAGGAAATCTATTCCTCAATTTATGTGTATGAGCATACCGGTTTGATTGTTGGCTATCAGAGTATTGCAAAATACTTCAAAGACATTGATACGGTTGTGATTCAATTTAACAATACAACTAACTTTGATGGTTATGATTGGAATCTTGCAGAAATCATGTACAGCCGTATAGTGAAAATAGTAAGGGACTAA
- a CDS encoding helix-turn-helix domain-containing protein, whose amino-acid sequence MKGKITRQLAAVMFTDIVGYTALMQKNEAVAMRIRSRHREVFESLHKIYNGEIIQYYGDGTLSVFKSAIEAANCAIQIQNLLQDGDPVPVRIGLHMGDIVYSETEVYGDGVNLASRIESMSVAGGILLSNKLNDELKNHPTISTISLGHFELKNIENPVEVFAISNEGIKVPLLQEISGKRKNNYKTIAVLPFANMSTSAENEYFSDGITEEIINALAKIKSLKVTSRTSSFFFKNKNVPIKQIAKELNVSAILEGSVRLAGDTMRITAQLIQTEEDFHFWSETWDRKLENIFEVQDEISLLIADKLREHFGHFEINEHLVTKPTESISAYEYCLKAKFHKNKWNPKDVETAISYYDKALKIDPNYSDALVGNADCYSFLGTTGFMPFEEAWGITIQYTNQAIELNDESSGVYYQLSNQAFFIGCDYDKSLTKMKKAIEINPNNADAQQFISFLYIIAGNRAKAKNHLDIALSINPLSDETHFFRSYFHYMIEDYQIALTMLNRCIANNNKNIPAHSIKTLCLLKLGKYEEVITYFDNVPEDVIIEGEKTGAIALAYAMKKDKAKTLQYQHLLEEQAKASNGFTSDSYLFLMHAVLGEVDKAFQWVEKSLQNKASLLLLRYTDPLVNDLKKDSRYTKYHKVIYPNSDEPQSIGPKKALLDEETTESYKNRLLALFEEEKPYLNSDLSLRSLANHLEIHPNQLSWLLNESIGKNFNEFVNHYRVEAFKKNANDPNNSHLSLIGLAYDSGFNSKTVFNTYFKKETGLTPKQFLKNQN is encoded by the coding sequence ATGAAAGGTAAGATAACACGGCAATTGGCAGCCGTCATGTTTACAGATATTGTCGGCTATACGGCATTGATGCAAAAAAATGAAGCTGTGGCCATGAGGATTAGATCACGGCACCGAGAGGTTTTCGAAAGCCTTCATAAAATCTACAATGGTGAAATCATTCAGTATTATGGAGATGGTACGCTTAGTGTTTTCAAGAGTGCCATAGAAGCGGCAAATTGTGCCATCCAAATCCAAAACCTTTTGCAAGATGGTGATCCAGTACCAGTGCGAATAGGGCTGCATATGGGGGACATTGTATATAGCGAAACTGAAGTGTATGGGGATGGAGTGAATCTCGCATCGCGGATTGAAAGCATGAGCGTCGCGGGTGGTATTCTATTGTCGAATAAATTAAATGATGAGCTAAAAAACCATCCCACTATTTCTACAATTTCACTTGGCCATTTTGAATTAAAGAACATAGAAAACCCAGTGGAGGTATTTGCAATTAGCAATGAGGGAATTAAAGTCCCTCTACTCCAGGAAATAAGTGGAAAGCGAAAAAATAACTATAAGACCATTGCAGTGCTTCCTTTTGCAAACATGAGTACGAGTGCTGAAAATGAATATTTCAGTGATGGGATTACGGAAGAGATCATCAATGCCCTGGCAAAAATTAAGAGTCTGAAAGTTACTTCCAGGACTTCCTCTTTCTTCTTCAAAAATAAAAATGTTCCAATCAAACAAATAGCGAAAGAGTTGAATGTTTCTGCCATTCTTGAAGGTAGTGTACGGTTGGCTGGGGATACAATGAGGATTACTGCGCAATTGATCCAAACAGAGGAAGATTTTCATTTTTGGTCGGAAACATGGGACAGGAAGCTGGAGAATATTTTTGAGGTTCAGGATGAGATCAGTCTTTTAATTGCGGATAAGTTAAGAGAGCATTTTGGGCACTTTGAAATAAATGAACACCTTGTAACCAAACCAACAGAAAGTATCAGTGCCTATGAGTACTGTTTAAAAGCAAAATTTCACAAAAACAAATGGAATCCCAAAGATGTTGAAACGGCGATTTCCTATTATGATAAGGCATTAAAGATTGATCCCAACTATTCTGATGCATTGGTTGGAAATGCGGACTGTTATAGCTTTTTAGGAACTACTGGATTTATGCCGTTTGAAGAAGCATGGGGGATAACTATTCAGTATACGAATCAGGCAATCGAATTAAACGATGAATCTTCAGGTGTTTATTATCAATTGTCCAATCAAGCTTTTTTTATAGGATGTGATTATGACAAATCGCTTACTAAAATGAAGAAAGCCATAGAGATCAATCCAAACAATGCCGATGCACAACAATTTATTTCTTTTTTATATATCATTGCAGGCAATAGGGCTAAAGCAAAAAATCACCTTGATATAGCATTAAGCATCAATCCACTTTCAGATGAAACCCATTTTTTCAGGTCCTATTTCCATTATATGATTGAGGATTATCAAATAGCCCTGACAATGCTCAATCGCTGCATAGCGAATAATAATAAAAATATTCCAGCCCACAGTATAAAAACATTGTGCTTATTGAAATTAGGAAAATACGAGGAGGTCATTACCTACTTTGATAATGTGCCTGAAGACGTCATTATTGAAGGAGAAAAAACCGGAGCCATTGCTTTGGCTTATGCAATGAAAAAAGACAAAGCCAAAACTTTACAGTACCAACACCTATTAGAAGAACAAGCCAAGGCATCTAATGGATTTACGTCTGATTCCTATTTATTCTTAATGCACGCTGTATTAGGTGAGGTCGACAAGGCATTCCAATGGGTTGAGAAGTCCCTCCAAAACAAGGCTTCCCTATTGCTCCTTAGGTACACCGATCCTTTGGTTAATGATTTAAAAAAGGATTCAAGATATACGAAGTACCATAAAGTCATTTATCCTAATAGCGATGAGCCTCAATCTATAGGCCCCAAAAAAGCTTTGTTAGATGAGGAAACTACAGAAAGCTACAAAAACCGATTATTAGCACTTTTCGAGGAGGAAAAACCCTACCTGAATAGTGATTTGTCATTGCGATCTTTAGCCAATCATTTAGAAATACATCCAAATCAACTCTCCTGGTTGCTTAATGAAAGTATTGGTAAAAACTTTAATGAGTTTGTCAACCATTACCGAGTGGAAGCATTTAAAAAAAATGCGAACGACCCTAACAATTCCCACTTGTCTTTAATAGGATTGGCCTATGACAGTGGGTTTAACTCAAAAACTGTTTTCAACACCTATTTTAAAAAAGAAACAGGTTTGACTCCAAAACAGTTTCTTAAAAATCAGAATTAG